The Acidobacteriota bacterium genome includes a window with the following:
- a CDS encoding pyridoxal-dependent decarboxylase — MGSRPSDLRMSQEAMLALAEKAAELAVTRIESLPGESAWDGEFKEGLERLLLEDPPEEGRPAEEVLQQAVEDILPMTTRLDHPRCFGFVPSEPTWPGVIADFLASAWNVNACTWLVASGPSQVELTVLDWFRQWLGYPKSSGGLLTSGGSAASVDAFVAAREAAGNPGRPSVYMSDQSHSAQVRAAMIVGVRPDCIRKVATDGEFRLDMTALARAVAEDRAKGLQPIAVCANAGAPSTGAIDPLHAMADYCQAEDIWLHTDAAYGGFAAITDKGREALSGIERADSIGLDPHKWLFQPYEVGCLLVKDANKLEDVFAFGTTVLQDTIWGANHPNINDRGLQLSRSFRALKIWMSIQTFGMSAFRMAVSKGMELAAQADEYIRQSHILEPLAPASLGMVCMRVNPEGAGLEQETLDRVNREVLARLFWDDRAFVSSTSLHGTFALRLCIINHSTSWDDVRETLEAMERFGEDAVAA; from the coding sequence ATGGGGTCACGCCCTTCCGACCTCCGGATGTCGCAGGAAGCCATGCTGGCTCTGGCCGAAAAGGCGGCGGAGTTAGCGGTGACCCGGATCGAGAGTTTGCCCGGCGAGAGCGCCTGGGACGGGGAGTTCAAGGAAGGCCTCGAGCGACTGCTGCTCGAGGACCCGCCGGAGGAAGGCCGCCCGGCCGAAGAGGTCCTGCAGCAGGCCGTCGAGGACATCCTCCCGATGACGACCCGGCTGGACCACCCCCGCTGCTTCGGATTCGTTCCGTCGGAGCCGACGTGGCCCGGTGTGATCGCGGACTTCCTGGCCTCCGCCTGGAACGTGAACGCCTGCACCTGGTTGGTCGCGAGCGGTCCGAGCCAGGTCGAACTCACGGTCCTGGATTGGTTTCGGCAGTGGCTCGGCTATCCGAAGAGCTCGGGTGGACTGTTGACCAGCGGTGGCTCCGCCGCCAGCGTGGACGCGTTCGTCGCGGCCAGGGAAGCGGCCGGAAATCCCGGACGCCCGTCCGTGTACATGAGCGACCAGAGCCACAGTGCGCAGGTGCGGGCCGCGATGATCGTCGGCGTCAGGCCGGACTGCATTCGGAAGGTTGCGACAGACGGGGAGTTCCGTCTGGATATGACGGCGCTCGCTCGCGCCGTGGCTGAGGACCGCGCGAAGGGGCTTCAGCCGATCGCGGTCTGCGCGAACGCGGGCGCCCCCAGCACCGGGGCGATCGACCCGCTCCATGCGATGGCGGACTACTGCCAGGCGGAGGACATCTGGCTACACACGGACGCGGCCTACGGAGGCTTCGCGGCGATCACCGATAAGGGCAGGGAGGCCCTGAGCGGTATCGAGCGCGCCGACTCGATCGGACTCGACCCGCACAAGTGGCTGTTCCAGCCCTACGAGGTGGGCTGCCTCCTGGTCAAGGATGCCAACAAGCTCGAAGACGTCTTCGCGTTTGGTACCACCGTCCTTCAGGACACGATCTGGGGCGCCAACCACCCGAACATCAACGATCGTGGCCTCCAACTGAGCCGCTCGTTCCGGGCCCTGAAGATCTGGATGTCAATCCAGACCTTCGGGATGTCCGCATTCCGAATGGCGGTGTCGAAGGGGATGGAACTCGCTGCGCAGGCGGATGAGTACATCCGGCAGAGCCACATCCTGGAACCGCTGGCACCGGCGTCGCTCGGCATGGTCTGCATGCGGGTCAACCCGGAGGGCGCAGGACTGGAGCAGGAGACTCTCGACCGCGTCAACCGCGAAGTTCTCGCGCGGCTCTTCTGGGATGACCGAGCCTTCGTCTCATCGACGTCTCTCCATGGGACCTTCGCGCTTCGGCTCTGCATCATCAACCACTCGACGAGTTGGGACGACGTGCGGGAGACGCTGGAGGCGATGGAGCGGTTCGGCGAGGACGCGGTGGCAGCGTGA
- a CDS encoding TIGR03560 family F420-dependent LLM class oxidoreductase produces the protein MRFSYWPAPTMPWPDLLEMSRHVEATGWDGIWYADHFMPNGEDTSAPWAESWTTIAALAAAVPRVRLGPLVTGNTYRHPAVLAKMAATIDHISGGRVVLGLGAGWQENEHLAYGIPFYTMGERLRRLDEACRTIKALYGSQRASYVGDAYQLVDAPLEPKPVQDPLPLMIGGGGEKVTLRITAQHADEWNVWGTADILRHKMAVLDAHCENVGREPAEIERSAVALLFLSDDEAFLSKVRARGTGMPSNIGGVSEIADAVDAYRDAGVHEFIVPAFNLGGKDRQKEVLDRFIEEVAPAFR, from the coding sequence ATGCGTTTCAGCTACTGGCCCGCCCCCACGATGCCCTGGCCCGATCTACTGGAGATGTCCCGGCACGTCGAGGCAACCGGCTGGGATGGCATCTGGTACGCCGACCACTTCATGCCGAACGGCGAGGACACGTCGGCGCCGTGGGCGGAGAGCTGGACCACGATCGCGGCTCTCGCGGCGGCGGTGCCGCGCGTGCGTCTCGGTCCACTGGTCACCGGCAACACTTACCGGCATCCGGCGGTGCTGGCGAAGATGGCGGCGACGATCGATCACATCTCGGGCGGCCGGGTGGTGCTGGGCCTTGGCGCCGGCTGGCAGGAGAACGAGCACCTGGCCTACGGCATCCCGTTCTACACGATGGGCGAGCGGCTCCGGCGGCTGGACGAGGCCTGCCGGACGATCAAGGCGCTCTACGGTTCGCAGCGAGCGAGCTACGTTGGCGACGCCTACCAGCTCGTCGATGCGCCGCTCGAGCCCAAGCCGGTCCAGGACCCGCTGCCGCTGATGATCGGCGGCGGCGGGGAGAAGGTCACCCTGCGGATCACCGCCCAGCATGCCGACGAGTGGAACGTCTGGGGAACAGCCGACATCCTCAGGCACAAGATGGCGGTGCTCGACGCCCACTGCGAGAACGTGGGACGGGAGCCGGCGGAGATCGAGCGGTCGGCGGTGGCACTGCTCTTCCTGAGCGACGACGAGGCGTTTCTGTCCAAGGTGCGGGCACGCGGCACGGGAATGCCGTCGAACATCGGCGGCGTCTCGGAGATCGCCGACGCGGTCGACGCCTACCGGGACGCCGGAGTGCACGAGTTCATCGTTCCGGCGTTCAACCTGGGCGGCAAGGATCGCCAGAAGGAGGTCCTCGACCGGTTCATCGAGGAGGTCGCGCCGGCATTCCGCTAA
- a CDS encoding VWA domain-containing protein, with protein sequence MNPPMIARTRIASVLAASLLVPAAGTGVAVDESNADEPRPAAAAQEAATPRPLDTRFVRWLERVGPLISDEEREFFVSLPEDYRREAFIQAFWKARDPDPRTPLNELQVLWEDRVDAALSQWGTLEDARALFYLLNGPPGRFVLPDGRTAAYCLSRTSEMEIWFYGGSDRTARHFVVIFLATSRNRPYVFWHDSVVRRPVSRRGLPTTNIAVLCGDEWFGWAAQAVQRDLASSGVIEEVSGPPEAPEEWLATFAAFNTDLPVDATRFDVDIEWDFPGRNQTRTVTHGLVMVPGASAGRRSFQKREYHSFQMTGEVIRDDRLFETFRYRFELPASGEEGDAVPLVFTRYLRPGEVQIRLKIEDVFGQQFAIVNETIDVPNLEEAQSLRRTILETFPALAEANQAAARGERLLRLVPPRDERLRVGMVRFSTHAIGDFDAVAFSLDGREILRKRRPPFGVELNLGSHPTEHRIRVEGLKDGKVVASDEMSVNRGGQRFRARFIEPRSGEQYLQSTRAAVEIAVPDGEEIERLELFLGEERIATLYQPPWVQPVVLDGPNLTYLRAAAFLADGSSTEDVVFINSPNPVERIDVQYVELFASVVDERGRPIPELEQDRFRIAEDGVQQTVRRFEWVDDTPFHAGLLLDTSASMQDSIDQVRAAAQRFVDNTLRPRDRMAVLAFANRARVESRFTKDRGQLARALAGLRATGTTSLYDSLVFALSYFDGISGQKALLLLSDGKDENSSFTFESALETAQRSGVTIYAIGLREAAVDRTTRRVLERIAEETGGQAFFIDGVSQLDAIYTRIERELRNRYLLTYQSTSNRPESEFRVVRVEVDARDAEVRTMSGYYP encoded by the coding sequence ATGAACCCTCCGATGATCGCCCGCACCAGGATCGCATCCGTTCTCGCCGCGTCGCTACTCGTCCCGGCGGCCGGCACTGGCGTGGCCGTCGACGAGAGCAACGCCGACGAACCGCGGCCGGCCGCCGCCGCGCAGGAGGCCGCGACTCCCAGGCCGCTGGACACCCGCTTCGTCCGCTGGCTGGAGCGGGTCGGCCCGCTGATCAGCGACGAAGAACGCGAGTTCTTCGTCAGCCTGCCCGAGGACTACCGTCGCGAGGCGTTCATCCAGGCCTTCTGGAAGGCCCGCGACCCCGACCCGAGGACACCGCTCAACGAGCTCCAGGTGCTGTGGGAGGACCGGGTGGACGCCGCCCTTTCCCAGTGGGGCACGCTGGAGGACGCCCGCGCCCTGTTCTACCTGCTGAACGGTCCGCCGGGCCGCTTCGTCCTCCCGGACGGCCGGACCGCCGCCTACTGCCTGTCGCGGACCAGCGAGATGGAGATCTGGTTCTACGGCGGCAGCGACCGCACCGCGCGCCACTTCGTCGTCATCTTCCTGGCCACGAGCCGCAACCGACCCTACGTGTTCTGGCATGACAGCGTCGTCCGCCGCCCCGTCTCCCGCCGCGGGCTGCCCACCACGAACATCGCCGTGCTCTGCGGGGACGAGTGGTTCGGATGGGCCGCCCAGGCGGTCCAGCGGGATCTCGCCAGCAGCGGGGTCATCGAGGAGGTGTCCGGACCGCCCGAGGCGCCCGAGGAGTGGCTCGCGACCTTCGCCGCCTTCAACACCGACCTGCCGGTGGACGCCACGCGGTTCGACGTCGACATCGAGTGGGACTTCCCGGGCCGAAACCAGACACGCACCGTGACTCACGGCCTGGTCATGGTGCCGGGGGCGAGCGCCGGCCGCAGGAGCTTCCAGAAACGCGAGTACCACAGCTTCCAGATGACGGGCGAGGTGATCCGCGACGACCGCCTGTTCGAGACTTTCCGCTATCGCTTCGAGTTGCCCGCGAGCGGCGAAGAGGGGGACGCCGTTCCGCTGGTCTTCACGCGCTACCTCCGGCCCGGCGAGGTCCAGATCCGGCTCAAGATCGAAGATGTCTTCGGCCAGCAGTTCGCCATCGTCAACGAGACGATCGACGTTCCGAACCTCGAGGAGGCGCAATCGCTGCGGAGGACCATCCTGGAGACGTTCCCGGCTCTCGCCGAGGCCAATCAGGCGGCGGCCCGCGGCGAGCGCCTCCTGCGCCTGGTGCCTCCGCGGGACGAGCGCCTGCGCGTCGGCATGGTGCGCTTCTCCACCCATGCGATCGGCGATTTCGATGCCGTCGCCTTCTCGCTCGACGGCCGTGAGATCCTGCGCAAGCGCCGGCCGCCGTTCGGCGTGGAGCTGAACCTGGGCTCGCACCCGACCGAGCACCGGATTCGGGTGGAAGGCCTCAAGGACGGCAAGGTCGTCGCGTCGGACGAGATGTCGGTCAACCGCGGCGGCCAGCGCTTCCGCGCCCGGTTCATCGAACCGCGCTCCGGCGAGCAGTACCTGCAGAGCACGCGCGCGGCCGTCGAGATCGCGGTGCCGGACGGCGAGGAGATCGAGCGCCTCGAACTGTTCCTGGGCGAGGAACGGATCGCGACGCTCTACCAGCCCCCATGGGTCCAGCCGGTCGTGCTCGACGGTCCGAACCTGACCTACCTCCGCGCGGCCGCGTTTCTCGCCGACGGCAGCAGCACGGAGGACGTCGTCTTCATCAACAGCCCGAACCCGGTCGAGCGAATCGACGTGCAGTACGTCGAACTCTTCGCCAGCGTCGTCGACGAACGGGGCCGCCCGATTCCGGAACTGGAGCAGGATCGCTTCCGAATCGCCGAGGACGGCGTTCAGCAAACGGTTCGCCGCTTCGAATGGGTCGACGACACGCCCTTCCACGCCGGCCTGCTGCTCGATACATCGGCTTCGATGCAGGACTCGATCGACCAGGTGCGGGCCGCCGCCCAGCGCTTCGTCGACAACACGCTCCGGCCCAGGGACCGAATGGCGGTCCTCGCCTTCGCCAACCGGGCGCGGGTCGAGAGCCGGTTCACGAAAGACCGGGGCCAGCTCGCGCGGGCGCTGGCGGGCCTCAGGGCGACCGGCACGACGTCGCTCTACGACAGCCTCGTCTTCGCTCTCAGCTACTTCGATGGCATCAGCGGTCAGAAGGCCCTGCTCCTCCTTTCCGACGGCAAGGACGAGAACAGCTCCTTCACGTTCGAAAGCGCGCTCGAGACCGCGCAGCGTTCAGGGGTAACGATCTACGCCATAGGCCTCCGGGAAGCGGCGGTGGACCGAACGACGCGCCGGGTGCTCGAACGCATCGCCGAAGAGACGGGCGGCCAGGCCTTCTTCATCGACGGCGTCAGCCAGCTCGACGCGATCTACACGCGGATCGAGCGGGAACTGCGGAACCGCTACCTGCTCACCTACCAGTCGACCAGCAACAGGCCCGAGAGCGAGTTCCGGGTGGTGCGGGTCGAAGTCGACGCCCGCGACGCGGAGGTAAGGACGATGTCGGGTTACTACCCGTAG